A single window of Sporosarcina sp. FSL W7-1349 DNA harbors:
- a CDS encoding ABC transporter ATP-binding protein, translating into MTILLQVDRLSKRFGEHQATENLSFELEAHTSTALIGPNGAGKTTTLSMLAGLVSPSSGTLRLLGESQQDFRPYIGFLPQYPKFFPWLSALEFTEMAARLSGVEARRARMEAQKTLEFVGLGDAMNKKSGVFSGGMKQRLGLAQAIVHKPKLLLLDEPVSALDPVGRRQVMNLLKDLQQETTILYSTHILNDAEEMTDQLLFLRKGLLVEQGSLSDVRDAYAEPRIVIEFETAHELRRFAQEAPWKMTASRCVATIDVLSQKVHMSDVLSVLNKGSFSVLKVELQKASLEEIFMKVALAE; encoded by the coding sequence GTGACGATTTTATTGCAAGTGGATCGGTTGTCGAAAAGATTTGGGGAGCATCAAGCTACGGAAAATCTATCTTTTGAACTGGAAGCGCACACTTCTACAGCGCTAATCGGGCCGAATGGGGCCGGGAAGACGACGACCTTGTCAATGTTGGCGGGTTTAGTGTCACCTTCTTCCGGAACGCTGCGCTTGCTGGGAGAATCACAGCAGGATTTCCGACCGTATATCGGGTTTCTCCCGCAGTATCCGAAATTCTTCCCATGGCTTTCCGCTTTGGAGTTCACCGAAATGGCAGCTCGATTAAGTGGGGTGGAGGCGCGAAGGGCTAGAATGGAGGCCCAAAAGACGTTAGAATTCGTTGGGCTTGGGGATGCGATGAACAAAAAGTCAGGTGTTTTTTCAGGGGGAATGAAGCAGAGGCTGGGGCTGGCGCAGGCGATTGTCCATAAACCGAAATTGCTTTTGCTGGATGAGCCGGTATCTGCGCTGGACCCGGTCGGCCGCCGTCAAGTGATGAATTTGCTGAAGGATTTGCAACAGGAAACTACAATCTTGTATTCCACCCATATTCTGAATGATGCGGAAGAGATGACGGATCAGCTGCTATTTCTTCGGAAAGGTTTGCTTGTGGAGCAAGGCTCGCTGTCTGATGTGCGGGATGCGTATGCGGAACCGCGAATTGTCATCGAGTTTGAAACTGCTCATGAACTGCGGCGTTTTGCGCAAGAGGCCCCGTGGAAGATGACGGCGTCCAGATGCGTGGCAACGATTGATGTCTTGTCGCAAAAGGTCCATATGTCGGATGTTCTATCGGTTCTCAACAAGGGTTCATTTTCCGTCCTAAAAGTAGAATTGCAAAAAGCGAGCTTGGAAGAAATCTTTATGAAGGTGGCATTGGCAGAATGA
- a CDS encoding PLD nuclease N-terminal domain-containing protein codes for MSELANIPWRLILPLIVLQLILMAIALFDVFRHKKTNGPYVMWIFIIIFGNLLGPILYFVLGRRQA; via the coding sequence ATGTCGGAGCTCGCGAATATACCTTGGAGACTAATACTGCCTTTGATTGTTCTTCAACTCATCTTGATGGCGATTGCGCTGTTTGATGTCTTCCGCCATAAAAAGACGAATGGGCCTTATGTAATGTGGATTTTCATTATTATATTTGGGAATCTGCTTGGACCGATTCTGTACTTCGTGCTCGGGAGGCGGCAGGCGTGA
- a CDS encoding ABC transporter permease subunit, whose amino-acid sequence MKEFTVLVQKEWREHIRNFKILWIPLVFIIFGILEPVTNHFLPEIMKSVGNLPEGAEFPWPEFRGEDIFVSLLGQYQLIGVLVIVLAFMGSIAGERKSGNATLLYVRPISFASYFLSKWLVVSVIVLLSVWSGFFAAWYYIDILYNQVDAGAVFAFIATYSVWILLVVTVVLALSAWLPTGGAAGLSLIIVLLYPVLDSLIGTYWTISPGKLGSYAAYWFDQDMDQSGLWGSIGMSILLILLLTAFGIWVSKRNAAKTTV is encoded by the coding sequence ATGAAAGAATTTACAGTGCTCGTTCAAAAGGAATGGCGGGAGCATATCCGGAACTTTAAGATACTTTGGATCCCGCTTGTCTTTATCATTTTCGGTATATTGGAACCTGTGACGAATCATTTCCTGCCGGAGATCATGAAAAGCGTCGGCAATCTTCCGGAAGGGGCGGAGTTTCCATGGCCGGAGTTCCGCGGAGAGGACATTTTCGTTTCGTTGCTCGGCCAATATCAATTGATCGGTGTTCTCGTTATCGTGCTCGCCTTCATGGGCTCCATAGCCGGTGAACGAAAAAGCGGCAATGCGACGCTGCTTTACGTACGCCCGATTTCCTTCGCAAGCTACTTTCTCAGCAAGTGGCTCGTTGTGAGCGTCATCGTATTACTCAGTGTCTGGAGCGGCTTCTTCGCTGCTTGGTACTATATTGATATTTTGTATAATCAGGTGGACGCCGGAGCTGTATTTGCTTTTATCGCGACATACAGTGTATGGATTCTCCTTGTCGTGACAGTGGTGCTCGCCTTGAGTGCTTGGCTCCCAACGGGCGGAGCCGCAGGTTTGTCACTCATTATTGTCTTGCTGTATCCGGTATTGGACTCCTTGATTGGCACGTATTGGACCATTTCTCCAGGGAAACTTGGATCGTATGCGGCATATTGGTTTGATCAGGATATGGATCAGAGCGGGCTTTGGGGCAGTATCGGGATGTCAATCCTGCTAATATTGCTGCTGACGGCATTTGGCATTTGGGTATCCAAGCGCAATGCCGCCAAAACGACAGTTTGA
- a CDS encoding branched-chain amino acid ABC transporter permease, whose product MLGDIVNPYYLQVASFILINIILGVSIYITLATGQLSLGHAGFMSIGAYTSAILTLNYNVPIVLGLLAAAVLTGLVGVLVGFPALRLQGVYLAIATLGLGEVIRVLFINWEGLTNGAVGIAKIPHMGREILQFSKDIGFDPGVLGLRSNQFSSLSVFLVLLIIAIVVIWFFIRQNNSRVGRAFASIKMDEQASEAMGINITYYKILAFGQGALLAGFAGGLYAHVTAYISPSDFDYHRAVEILIFAIFGGSEVIWGPIFGATFLSAAPEFLRAVSEYRFMIYGALLVLLMAFRPQGIIDVNMVNRFKRKKKNKKKEG is encoded by the coding sequence ATGCTAGGAGATATTGTAAATCCGTATTATCTACAAGTTGCATCTTTTATATTGATCAATATCATTCTCGGTGTCAGTATTTACATAACGCTTGCGACAGGCCAATTGTCATTGGGACATGCAGGTTTTATGAGTATCGGTGCCTATACTTCCGCCATTCTGACATTGAATTATAATGTGCCGATCGTGCTTGGATTGTTAGCCGCGGCTGTTCTTACCGGACTTGTCGGCGTGTTGGTCGGCTTTCCCGCACTACGGCTTCAAGGCGTCTATCTAGCCATTGCGACATTAGGGCTCGGGGAAGTTATCCGGGTTTTATTCATAAACTGGGAAGGTTTGACGAACGGGGCTGTCGGGATTGCCAAAATCCCGCATATGGGGCGTGAAATCCTCCAATTTAGTAAGGACATTGGGTTCGATCCAGGTGTTCTCGGTTTGAGAAGCAACCAGTTTAGCAGTCTTTCTGTATTTCTCGTGTTGTTGATCATTGCTATTGTCGTCATTTGGTTTTTCATCCGCCAAAACAATTCAAGGGTGGGTCGTGCGTTTGCCTCCATTAAAATGGACGAGCAGGCATCCGAAGCGATGGGGATCAATATCACTTATTACAAAATCCTCGCTTTCGGACAGGGGGCCCTTCTTGCAGGTTTTGCGGGCGGTCTCTATGCTCACGTGACGGCGTATATCAGCCCGTCTGACTTTGACTATCACCGGGCTGTTGAAATTTTGATCTTCGCAATTTTCGGAGGAAGCGAAGTCATTTGGGGTCCTATCTTCGGGGCTACGTTCCTATCGGCAGCGCCAGAGTTCCTGCGGGCTGTCAGCGAATACCGTTTTATGATCTACGGGGCATTGCTCGTCTTATTGATGGCCTTCCGTCCGCAAGGGATCATCGATGTCAATATGGTGAATCGTTTTAAACGGAAAAAGAAAAATAAGAAGAAGGAGGGGTAA
- a CDS encoding flagellin N-terminal helical domain-containing protein, producing the protein MLGKWNATGLNILRNMSIQQNQIALSMERLSSGKRINRAADDPAGLAISEKMRAQIRGLQVAQRNIQDSISMFQTAEGALNETHAMLQRMRELSVQAASDTLTDDDRKLLDLEFQELKKEIERNSKQTEFNTMPLLDGSRSSIKIQAGANAGQTIEFTIGDMGSDALNLKDASIATREKADEAISLLDGAIQKVSSERSRMGAYVNRLEHAYSNALTMEENLTAAESRIRDVDIAKEMMALTKANILYQAGQYVLSLHMQQAQSVLQLLKP; encoded by the coding sequence ATGCTTGGTAAATGGAATGCGACTGGATTAAACATACTCCGGAACATGAGTATCCAACAGAACCAGATTGCGCTTTCGATGGAACGCCTATCTTCCGGTAAACGGATCAATCGGGCCGCTGACGATCCCGCAGGTCTAGCCATTTCAGAAAAGATGCGGGCCCAGATCCGTGGTCTGCAAGTGGCCCAGCGGAACATTCAGGACAGCATCTCCATGTTCCAAACGGCTGAAGGGGCGCTGAATGAAACCCACGCTATGTTGCAAAGGATGCGTGAGTTAAGTGTCCAAGCCGCGAGTGATACGTTGACGGATGACGATCGTAAATTACTGGACCTCGAATTTCAGGAATTAAAGAAAGAAATTGAGCGAAACTCCAAGCAAACAGAATTCAATACGATGCCTTTGTTGGATGGCAGTCGAAGTTCTATCAAGATCCAAGCTGGCGCGAACGCGGGACAGACGATTGAGTTCACGATCGGAGATATGGGAAGCGATGCCTTAAATCTGAAGGATGCCTCCATCGCAACCCGCGAGAAAGCCGACGAAGCCATCTCCCTGTTGGACGGTGCCATCCAAAAAGTCTCCTCCGAACGTTCCCGCATGGGTGCATATGTCAACCGACTGGAACATGCCTATTCCAATGCGTTGACAATGGAAGAGAATTTAACAGCTGCCGAGTCGCGGATCCGGGATGTCGATATCGCCAAAGAGATGATGGCCTTGACGAAAGCGAATATCCTCTATCAAGCCGGTCAATATGTCCTTTCCTTGCATATGCAGCAAGCCCAATCCGTCCTTCAACTGTTGAAACCGTAA
- a CDS encoding DUF3243 domain-containing protein has translation MQDEVKKELNQLDTEKKDEILENFNRFKQFLSDKVSKGESLGLSEEQLAKTAEIAANYLSQNEEPRNREQYLLQELWRVGNKEEQHMLAHMLVKMAREA, from the coding sequence ATGCAGGATGAGGTCAAAAAGGAACTGAATCAGTTGGATACCGAAAAGAAAGATGAGATTTTGGAGAACTTCAACCGATTCAAACAATTTTTGTCGGATAAAGTAAGCAAAGGCGAAAGTCTCGGGCTCAGTGAAGAACAATTGGCTAAAACGGCTGAGATTGCCGCCAATTATTTATCCCAAAACGAAGAACCTCGAAATCGGGAACAATATTTACTGCAAGAGCTTTGGAGAGTTGGAAATAAAGAGGAGCAACATATGCTAGCCCATATGCTGGTGAAAATGGCACGTGAAGCGTAA
- a CDS encoding general stress protein has protein sequence MEKMRHVGTFHSIDTVLAKIVELESQGYPKNNIYAVSNVQDNFDMLQADAEVNLMDLSKRSLLDHTRELFVGKGRMLQAFEEMGFSEQQAQAYYNELEEGGVALFIEARWSGPGSSIMMDSQAERGISGETLDGQADDGKVHQNENTVPKINTTNL, from the coding sequence ATGGAGAAAATGAGGCATGTTGGTACATTTCATTCGATTGACACTGTATTGGCCAAGATTGTGGAATTGGAGTCACAAGGGTATCCGAAGAACAACATTTACGCGGTAAGCAATGTCCAGGATAACTTTGACATGCTCCAGGCGGATGCGGAAGTGAATCTTATGGATTTGTCGAAACGAAGTTTATTGGATCATACAAGGGAGTTGTTTGTCGGAAAAGGCCGGATGCTACAAGCGTTCGAGGAAATGGGGTTTTCGGAACAGCAGGCGCAGGCTTACTATAATGAGCTGGAAGAAGGCGGAGTGGCCCTTTTCATCGAGGCCCGTTGGAGTGGCCCCGGTTCCAGTATTATGATGGACAGCCAAGCGGAGAGAGGAATCAGCGGTGAAACGCTAGATGGACAAGCGGATGATGGAAAAGTGCATCAGAATGAAAATACGGTTCCTAAAATCAATACGACAAATCTATGA
- a CDS encoding ABC transporter ATP-binding protein, whose translation MVLNVNKISKNFGGIQALTDVSFAIKEGEVLGLIGPNGAGKTTMFNMITAMFPPSSGEISFKGDTLTGLKPHQITEKGICRTFQNIRLFADMTVHENVMVGNHCRLTTGVWRSVFRTKSQKQEEAAVNRKADEILEIVGLSEFKDSIAKNLSYGQQRRLEIGRALASDPQLILLDEPAAGMNEKETKDLFDLIKKIQSLNITVLLIEHDMPLVMKICDRIVVLNFGKKIAEGTPEEIRNNKEVIEAYLGVEEEDDIA comes from the coding sequence ATGGTTCTGAATGTGAACAAGATCAGCAAAAACTTTGGTGGGATCCAAGCATTGACAGATGTGTCTTTTGCGATAAAAGAAGGCGAAGTGCTTGGCCTGATCGGTCCGAATGGCGCCGGAAAAACAACGATGTTCAATATGATTACTGCTATGTTTCCTCCCTCTTCGGGTGAGATTTCATTCAAAGGCGATACGTTAACTGGCTTGAAGCCGCATCAAATTACGGAAAAAGGCATTTGCCGTACATTCCAGAACATCCGTCTGTTCGCGGATATGACAGTCCATGAAAATGTCATGGTCGGCAATCATTGCCGCTTGACGACAGGCGTCTGGCGCAGTGTATTCCGCACGAAGTCGCAGAAGCAGGAAGAGGCTGCGGTCAACCGGAAGGCGGATGAGATTTTGGAAATCGTTGGACTCTCCGAGTTCAAGGATTCCATTGCCAAAAACCTTTCCTATGGTCAGCAACGGAGACTCGAGATCGGCCGGGCGCTCGCTAGCGATCCGCAACTGATTTTGCTGGATGAGCCCGCTGCCGGGATGAATGAAAAAGAGACGAAAGATCTTTTTGACTTGATTAAAAAAATCCAGTCCTTGAATATCACTGTCTTGCTGATTGAACATGACATGCCGCTCGTCATGAAAATCTGTGACCGGATCGTTGTGTTAAACTTCGGAAAGAAAATCGCGGAGGGTACTCCTGAAGAGATCCGAAACAATAAAGAAGTAATCGAAGCCTACCTTGGTGTCGAGGAGGAAGATGACATTGCTTAA
- a CDS encoding CBS domain-containing protein — MTARNSDRFIIAYNRIEKAMEKLSGTNGHLPFSRLLDKSKKVSPIIRKFEQDLREYGDLRNAIVHHRTEFNYAIAEPHDDVVRLMEYIEQELSRPHTVGDLFTRKVFTLRASDKLATGLKVIREKRFNQIPIYEGGHFIGLVTAMGITYWLADKSTEENISREMPTLLDIYHHEKRKKTYRFVPMGLSVYGAEEYFKKAVESGNRLEALLITENGQPHEKLLGIVTPLDLMQID; from the coding sequence ATGACAGCACGAAATTCGGATCGCTTTATCATTGCCTATAACCGAATTGAAAAGGCGATGGAGAAACTGTCCGGCACTAATGGGCATTTGCCGTTTTCCCGGCTGCTCGATAAATCGAAAAAAGTGAGCCCGATTATCCGGAAGTTCGAACAGGACCTCCGGGAGTATGGGGATTTGCGGAATGCCATCGTCCACCATCGTACTGAATTCAATTATGCCATCGCCGAGCCGCATGATGATGTGGTGAGATTGATGGAATATATCGAACAGGAACTTTCAAGGCCGCATACGGTTGGAGATTTATTTACACGGAAAGTGTTTACCCTCCGCGCTTCTGACAAACTGGCCACGGGTTTGAAGGTGATCCGAGAGAAGCGATTCAACCAGATCCCTATTTATGAGGGTGGTCATTTCATCGGACTTGTTACCGCGATGGGCATTACCTATTGGCTGGCTGATAAATCGACAGAAGAGAACATTTCCCGGGAAATGCCGACGCTGCTCGACATTTATCATCATGAAAAGCGGAAGAAAACTTATCGTTTCGTCCCGATGGGTTTGTCTGTTTACGGGGCGGAAGAGTATTTCAAGAAAGCGGTCGAAAGTGGCAACCGCCTGGAAGCATTGCTTATCACAGAGAATGGTCAGCCCCATGAAAAGCTGCTCGGCATCGTCACCCCATTGGATTTGATGCAAATTGACTGA
- a CDS encoding ABC transporter ATP-binding protein, with translation MLKLKNVNTYYDKIQALKGIDIEVEQGSIVTILGANGAGKTTTMNTIAGLLKAREGSIHYLGEDVTNHRPDQLLRKGLALVPEGRGILSTMTVMENLEMGAYHRNDNEVEADLKKVMERFPILEERKEQLGGTMSGGQQQMLTIARAIMARPKLLLLDEPSMGLAPLIVADIFNIIKEINEAGTTVLLVEQNARQALKIADYAYVLETGRVVASGKAQDLLQDDTIQKAYLGH, from the coding sequence TTGCTTAAGCTGAAAAACGTCAACACATACTACGACAAGATCCAAGCACTAAAAGGCATCGATATTGAAGTCGAACAAGGCTCGATCGTCACCATCCTCGGAGCCAATGGTGCCGGGAAAACGACGACGATGAATACGATCGCCGGCCTCTTGAAAGCAAGAGAAGGATCGATTCATTATTTGGGTGAAGACGTCACTAACCATCGTCCGGACCAATTGTTGCGGAAAGGGCTGGCCCTCGTACCGGAAGGTCGAGGCATTCTTTCGACGATGACTGTCATGGAAAATTTGGAAATGGGCGCGTATCACCGGAATGATAATGAAGTGGAAGCTGACTTGAAGAAAGTGATGGAGCGATTCCCAATCCTTGAGGAACGAAAAGAGCAGCTCGGTGGAACGATGTCGGGCGGTCAACAGCAGATGCTTACTATCGCCCGGGCTATCATGGCCCGCCCGAAGCTTCTCTTGTTGGATGAACCTTCGATGGGACTCGCACCATTGATTGTCGCGGACATTTTCAATATCATCAAAGAAATTAATGAAGCTGGTACGACTGTCCTGCTTGTAGAACAGAACGCGCGGCAAGCTTTGAAAATTGCCGATTACGCATATGTCCTTGAAACAGGCCGCGTAGTTGCCAGCGGAAAAGCGCAAGACTTGTTACAAGACGATACGATCCAAAAAGCGTATTTGGGTCATTGA